AACTTTTCCAGCACTTCCAAGAACAACCATTCTTTTTACGATCTCGCTTTGAACAAATTTCATCGCAGGATTAAAGAATTTTCGTAAGTCGAATTCGCTAGGATTTTCGTTTGCAACTTTTCTCACTTGAGACATGAATGCAATTCGTAAATCTGTATCAGTATTCACTTTGTTGATTCCGCCTTTAATTGCTTCAGTTAAAAACTCAAATGGAACACCTTTAGAACCTTTTAAGTCTCCGCCAGTTCCCTCGAATTCTTGTCGAACATTTTCAGGAATTGAACTAGCTCCGTGAAGAACAAGAGGAATATTTGTAACTTTTTTCACATCTTGGAGTCTCTCAAAATCAAGTTTTGGCTCTCCCTTAAATTTGAAAGCACCGTGAGAAGTTCCAATTGCTGGAGCAAGATAATCGACACCTGACTCTTTTACAAATTTTTCAGCTTCGGCGACATTTACAAGAACCGCATCTCTTT
This genomic stretch from Thiovulum sp. ES harbors:
- a CDS encoding fructose-1,6-bisphosphate aldolase, class II (PFAM: Fructose-bisphosphate aldolase class-II~TIGRFAM: ketose-bisphosphate aldolases; fructose-1,6-bisphosphate aldolase, class II, various bacterial and amitochondriate protist), whose amino-acid sequence is MLVSGAEILNKAHKEGYAVGAFNINNLEMLKAIFEAANEASSPIIVEASEGAIKYAGAEMLYLMTKNLSEKYPHIPVALHLDHGTSVESCVQAIRAGFTSVMIDASHDSFEENLAKTKAVVDIAHAVGVGVEAELGRLMGIEDNIVVSERDAVLVNVAEAEKFVKESGVDYLAPAIGTSHGAFKFKGEPKLDFERLQDVKKVTNIPLVLHGASSIPENVRQEFEGTGGDLKGSKGVPFEFLTEAIKGGINKVNTDTDLRIAFMSQVRKVANENPSEFDLRKFFNPAMKFVQSEIVKRMVVLGSAGKV